A genomic region of Anas acuta chromosome 1, bAnaAcu1.1, whole genome shotgun sequence contains the following coding sequences:
- the NDUFV3 gene encoding NADH dehydrogenase [ubiquinone] flavoprotein 3, mitochondrial → MAAAALLRCGRAAARQVLRLDPPAPRCAPSSAALCTRPVGSGTPADSNVMTPQGSTRLLATKATVEFPKTLSSSSESPTEGETISSTNLKEASKPSDEDLRALMSRKTVVAFPQRRIGSSIVEEKHTRAARGGGMRKELAEEEESSSSSSSDSDSSSDSEGEDDDDASEAAIKTRVEFPRRDAKISEKVTTNASKLPKGNLSQKRHKESGAKKKPSKTEPDISTIKQVTFSKTPVGHKTSKSKARDPNVKSAPKEADQQKLALEPHLDEHQALADSTLKSDYLGEKAAGAQVATTQLKAPPVAQEDKKPKLVSRGEAKRVKEAWESEAVEVTSKQEEETSESAVLVMGTKEETVQEAGDQAGESSTTEEPAAAAQPDPEEFDNSTYKNLQHHEYNMYTFVDSVVVLSKFRQPQPSSGRPSPRH, encoded by the exons ATGGCGGCTGCCGCGCTGCTGCGCTGTGGAAGGGCGGCCGCCCGCCAG GTGCTGCGGCTGGACCCCCCCGCGCCCCGATGTGCGCCCTCATCGGCGGCGCTGTGCACCCGGCCGGTGGGCTCCGGGACGCCGGCGGACAGCA ATGTAATGACACCTCAGGGAAGCACCAGGCTGCTAGCCACGAAGGCAACAGTTGAATTTCCTAAAACGTTGTCTTCTAGCTCAGAGTCTCCAACTGAAGGTGAGACAATATCTAGTACTAATCTCAAGGAAGCTTCAAAACCTTCTGATGAAGATCTGAGAGCGTTGATGTCAAGAAAAACTGTGGTTGCATTTCCTCAGCGCAGAATTGGTTCTTCCATTGTGGAGGAAAAACACACTAGAGCCGCAAGAGGAGGAGGCATGAGGAAAGAATTagctgaagaagaagaaagctcGTCTTCATCCAGCTCAGATTCAGATTCTAGCTCAGATTCTGAAGgagaagatgatgatgatgctTCAGAAGCTGCCATTAAAACCAGAGTGGAGTTTCCTAGGCGAGATGCCAAAATTTCTGAGAAAGTAACAACAAATGCATCAAAGCTACCAAAGGGTAACTTGTCCCAGAAACGCCACAAAGAATCTGGAGCTAAGAAGAAGCCAAGCAAAACAGAACCAGATATATCTACCATCAAGCAGGTGACGTTTTCTAAAACTCCAGTTGGTCATAAAACATCAAAATCCAAGGCAAGAGACCCCAACGTAAAATCAGCTCCGAAAGAAGCGGATCAGCAGAAGCTGGCCTTAGAACCACACTTGGATGAACACCAAGCCCTGGCAGACAGCACTCTTAAATCCGATTATTTGGGGGAAAAGGCCGCTGGAGCCCAGGTAGCAACAACTCAGCTGAAAGCTCCACCAGTGGCTCAGGAAGACAAAAAGCCAAAGCTGGTGTCCAGAGGGGAAGCAAAAAGGGTAAAGGAGGCATGGGAGTCAGAAGCAGTAGAAGTAACTTCTAAACAAGAAGAAGAGACTTCTGAAAGCGCGGTGTTGGTGATGGGTACAAAGGAGGAGACCGTGCAGGAAGCAGGTGACCAAGCTGGAGAAAGCAGCACAACAGAGG agcctgcagcagctgctcagcctgaTCCTGAAGAATTTGATAATTCTACCTACAAGAACCTCCAGCATCACGAGTACAATATGTACACCTTCGTTGATTCTGTTGTGGTTCTCTCAAAATTCAGGCAGCCGCAGCCATCTTCTGGAAGACCATCACCAAGGCACTGA